GTTGGCCCGCTTTGCCGCCACACTGCCGGACAACGTGCCGCCAGAACCCTCACCAGGCGACCGTGACAACAAAACAAATCACGCTGCATTCCTGGCCTTTCTGCAACAACCGGCCTTGCAGGAAATATGGGCCGGCAACGTCATCAAGAGGCTGACCAATCCGTATCAGTACCATATCTGGTGAGTTTTCGTCTCTTGAGCGATGGCCGGCTGATGACCAGTTTTTCAAATCACCGGCCCGGCGCTGCATGGCCGTGGGCGTAGGATCATGACAACAGGCGGTCGGAAAACAACGTCGCCAAACAGCATCAATGACGCAGCCAGGAGATCAAAACCAGAGCCTGAACAAGAGATATCAGAATCAACCCATAAGCCCCGCCGACATAGACCGCCTCCAGGATTCTGGAGCCCACGTCCCGTGTCTGCTGCCACTTTTTTTGCGATCCACCACCCGACATGGCCATGGCTCTCATGCCCTCCGACTGCCACCCTGTTCCCAGCCAAAACCCCGCCAGAATCCGTCGATCCTCGGACCTGCCACGAGCCTTTAAAGCAAATCCCAGACCAGTTTAACAGGTCTGTGACACCGAAAAACTCAGCCCCCCGAAGGCCGGTCGATCTCGGCAAAGACCTCTTGTTGACGGCTCTTCAGGTATTCGTTGATCACCGCCAAATCCCTATGGGTCAGATCATTGAACACAACGCGAACCAATCGATCCTGCTCCTGTTCCCGAACCTGGATGTGCAACAGATTGCCCCAGACCTCCAAATCCTGTGGACCAAGTTCCAGGGTATCTCCCTGCGAAAACCACTTCAGGGGCAAAGTGAAGCTGACCCATACGGAGTCGAAAAGGGCGCGCTCATCGACAGCCGCCGTCAGGGAAAGTGAAAACGACCCACCCCCCGCCGAGAGATTGAGCAGGCGTGCGGTGTATTCACGCCCGGCCAGGATGAAACGGGATGCGGCGGGCTCGGTCAGTTCCACACGATTGAAAACCCGATGGCCAAAATACCCCTCCGCCAAATTGATCTGGAACAAACGTGCCACACCCAGATGGGGATAGACATCCCGCACCTGCGCGACAAGACCAATCGGCAAATGGGGCAGGGAGAGAAAAGTGCGTCCCTCGACCTGCATGGCCCGCAACTGCCCAGGGGAGACGCGAACCAGGGCCTCGTTTTCGGAAAACCCCTCCACGCTCCCCTTGCCCGCAAGAGGAACGCCCTTGAATTGATTGTATAATACAATATCGTCACCGCGTTGACGACAAATCTCGAACTCCCTTGGCACATCCACGTAGCGCATCATGGCCGGGTCTTCGAAGGAGACCGAAAAGCGGCACAGGAGGGAACCGCTCTTCATGCAGATGTGTTCCTTCTGCACGATGGACTCATCAAAATATTCGGCGATTCCCTGCACAATCCCGCGCAACAGGGAACACAACTGGCGCGGCGAAAAGTAGACCACGGCGCACTCGCCATGCCGCAAACGCAGGCTGCGAATGTCCGGAGGCACAATATTGGGGTTCTGCGATCCCACGGCCCCATGGAGAATCCCTTGCAGATTTTCCAGGATGTCCATGGTGGTCCAATGCTCCTCGATAAGCCCCATGGAGATCCCCATCTCCACCAGGCCATTTCCCATGTGGCCACCCAGGCTTTCGAGCACCGTATCCAGATCGGTCTCCAGCAGGCGGGTCGCCACGCGAAACAAAGCCATGGCCTCCTGGTCTGGATAATCCACCTCCGGCAAGTACTCCTTCTCGCTGACCATGGCCAGGGATTGGGCACGCCCCCAGGCGCCCGCACCTATGCTGGTCTCCAGAAAATCCTCCATGGCCAAAAAGATGATCCCCAACATGACCGCTGTGATCCTCACACCCCTTTTTTGCCCGATTCGGCGGGTACTCTCGCCTGAATCATGTTATGCTGACCGCGCGTTGCCAAGGTCACCATTCAGCACCCTTGCAAGAAAAACATGGACATGAAAGCCTTTGTCAGAGCTTCGCCCCGAACCCCACCAGGACGCTGTCCTGGACCTGCCAGGAAGCCAGCTCCCTGGACCCCGATGCGTGGCCGGGTGGTGCATGGTTGC
This window of the Magnetococcales bacterium genome carries:
- a CDS encoding heme NO-binding domain-containing protein, translating into MLGIIFLAMEDFLETSIGAGAWGRAQSLAMVSEKEYLPEVDYPDQEAMALFRVATRLLETDLDTVLESLGGHMGNGLVEMGISMGLIEEHWTTMDILENLQGILHGAVGSQNPNIVPPDIRSLRLRHGECAVVYFSPRQLCSLLRGIVQGIAEYFDESIVQKEHICMKSGSLLCRFSVSFEDPAMMRYVDVPREFEICRQRGDDIVLYNQFKGVPLAGKGSVEGFSENEALVRVSPGQLRAMQVEGRTFLSLPHLPIGLVAQVRDVYPHLGVARLFQINLAEGYFGHRVFNRVELTEPAASRFILAGREYTARLLNLSAGGGSFSLSLTAAVDERALFDSVWVSFTLPLKWFSQGDTLELGPQDLEVWGNLLHIQVREQEQDRLVRVVFNDLTHRDLAVINEYLKSRQQEVFAEIDRPSGG